A portion of the Apus apus isolate bApuApu2 chromosome 3, bApuApu2.pri.cur, whole genome shotgun sequence genome contains these proteins:
- the GREM2 gene encoding gremlin-2 isoform X1, translated as MMIWKFALSVFLMAALVRVTDTRKNRPAGAIPSPYKDSSSNHSERRQQLNKEVLASSQEALVVTERKYLKSDWCKTQPLRQTVSEEGCISRTIINRFCYGQCNSFYIPRHVKKEEESFQSCAFCKPHKVTSSTVQLECPELDPPFRLKKIQKVKQCRCMSVNLNSGKL; from the exons AT GATGATTTGGAAATTTGCCTTGTCCGTTTTTCTGATGGCAGCGCTGGTTCGAGTAACAGACACCAGGAAAAACCGACCTGCCGGCGCCATCCCCTCCCCTTacaaagacagcagcagcaaccactCAGAACGGAGGCAGCAGCTGAATAAGGAGGTGCtggcctccagccaggaggcCCTTGTGGTCACTGAAAGGAAGTACCTCAAGAGCGACTGGTGCAAGACGCAGCCCCTGCGGCAGACTGTCAGTGAGGAGGGCTGCATCAGCCGCACCATCATCAACCGCTTTTGCTATGGGCAGTGCAACTCCTTCTACATACCCCGGCATgtgaaaaaggaggaggagtCCTTCCAGTCCTGTGCCTTCTGCAAGCCACACAAGGTCACCTCCTCAACCGTGCAGCTGGAGTGCCCTGAGCTGGACCCACCTTTCCGACTCAAGAAAATTCAGAAGGTCAAGCAGTGTCGGTGCATGTCTGTGAATCTTAACTCGGGCAAACTGTGA
- the GREM2 gene encoding gremlin-2 isoform X2 → MIWKFALSVFLMAALVRVTDTRKNRPAGAIPSPYKDSSSNHSERRQQLNKEVLASSQEALVVTERKYLKSDWCKTQPLRQTVSEEGCISRTIINRFCYGQCNSFYIPRHVKKEEESFQSCAFCKPHKVTSSTVQLECPELDPPFRLKKIQKVKQCRCMSVNLNSGKL, encoded by the coding sequence ATGATTTGGAAATTTGCCTTGTCCGTTTTTCTGATGGCAGCGCTGGTTCGAGTAACAGACACCAGGAAAAACCGACCTGCCGGCGCCATCCCCTCCCCTTacaaagacagcagcagcaaccactCAGAACGGAGGCAGCAGCTGAATAAGGAGGTGCtggcctccagccaggaggcCCTTGTGGTCACTGAAAGGAAGTACCTCAAGAGCGACTGGTGCAAGACGCAGCCCCTGCGGCAGACTGTCAGTGAGGAGGGCTGCATCAGCCGCACCATCATCAACCGCTTTTGCTATGGGCAGTGCAACTCCTTCTACATACCCCGGCATgtgaaaaaggaggaggagtCCTTCCAGTCCTGTGCCTTCTGCAAGCCACACAAGGTCACCTCCTCAACCGTGCAGCTGGAGTGCCCTGAGCTGGACCCACCTTTCCGACTCAAGAAAATTCAGAAGGTCAAGCAGTGTCGGTGCATGTCTGTGAATCTTAACTCGGGCAAACTGTGA